In Humulus lupulus chromosome 7, drHumLupu1.1, whole genome shotgun sequence, the following are encoded in one genomic region:
- the LOC133791928 gene encoding uncharacterized protein LOC133791928, which translates to MGQIATSLSQSEPQNQGKLPSQPVQNPRENANAITLRDGKTYDPPTIPSSSNDAPLPPTQSAQQDKDETPTTTPKPKPTIPTYVTTPPFPSCLRKTKINEAEQEILETFCKVEELCTDKRKLKGNDKVSVGEIFSVVLLKKLPPKCKDPDTFTIPCTIGNKRTERCMLDLGASINVMSYSIYTSLNLGPLEETWVNIQLEDRSNAYPRGLVDDVLVKVNELVFLADFYILDMEDDSVPCSTPVLLGRPFLKTTRTKIDVHEGTLTMEFDGEVIRFNIFEAMRYQSDVHSVSSIDILDSLSQRILDLHGEDGLDVVLREPIDLEKDDVTTEVKETMAALNSGGEISKEVLYLELHVSHEQLH; encoded by the exons ATGGGTCAAATTGCCACTTCATTAAGTCAAAGTGAGCCACAGAATCAAGGAAAATTACCTTCACAGCCTGTTCAGAATCCAAGGGAAAATGCTAATGCCATCACATTAAGAGATGGCAAGACTTATGATCCACCTACTATTCCATCAAGTTCAAATGATGCACCATTACCTCCTACCCAATCCGCCCAACAAGACAAAGAtgaaaccccaaccacaacacCCAAACCTAAACCAACTATTCCCACTTATGTCACTACTCCTCCATTTCCTAGTTGTTTGAGAAAGACAAAGATAAATGAAGCTGAACAGGAAATACTAGAGACTTTTTGCAAGGTTGAG GAGTTATGCACCGATAAGAGGAAGCTAAAAGGGAATGACAAGGTGAGTGTGGGGGAAATTTTTTCGGTGGTTCTTCTAAAGAAacttccaccaaagtgtaaggatcctgACACCTTCACTATTCCTTGCACTATTGGCAATAAAAGGACTGAAAGATGTATGTTAGATTTGGGTGCTTCAATCAATGTAATGTCTTACTCTATTTACACCTCTTTGAATTTGGGACCACTTGAAGAAACATGGGTGAACATACAATTAGAGGATCGTTCTAATGCCTATCCAAGGGGATTAGTAGATGATGTATTGGTTAAAGTAAATGAATTGGTTTTTCTGGCAGACTTTTAcattcttgatatggaagatgacTCAGTTCCATGTTCTACACCAGTATTATTGGGAAGGCCATTCTTAAAGACAACTAGAACTAAGATAGATGTTCATGAGGGAACTTTGACCATGGAGTTTGATGGTGAAGTGATTcgctttaatatttttgaggctatgaggTATCAAAGTGATGTTCATTCAGTTTCTTCAATTGATATTTTGGATTCATTGTCACAAAGAATTCTTGATTTACATGGAGAGGATGGGTTAGATGTTGTTTTGAGGGAACCAATAGACTTAGAGAAAGATGATGTCACTACTGAAGTAAAGGAGACGATGGCTGCACTTAATAGTGGTGGAGAGATTTCTAAAGAAGTGTTGTACTTAGAGTTGCATGTTTCTCATGAGCAACTTCATTAA